One genomic region from Eptesicus fuscus isolate TK198812 chromosome 4, DD_ASM_mEF_20220401, whole genome shotgun sequence encodes:
- the NUDT16L1 gene encoding tudor-interacting repair regulator protein isoform X1 has translation MSAAVPELKQISRVEAMRLGPGWSHSCHAMLYAANPGQLFGRIPMRFSVLMQMRFDGLLGFPGGFVDRRFWSLEDGLNRVLGLGLGCLRLTEADYLSSHLTEGPHRVVAHLYARQLTLEQLHAVEISAVHSRDHGLEVLGLVRVPLYTQKDRVGGFPNFLSNAFISTAKYQLLFALKVLNMMPEEKLAEAVAAATEKQKKALEKLLPSSS, from the exons ATGTCGGCTGCGGTGCCAGAGCTGAAGCAGATCAGCCGGGTGGAGGCGATGCGCTTGGGGCCGGGCTGGAGCCACTCGTGCCACGCCATGCTGTACGCCGCTAACCCCGGGCAGCTTTTCGGCCGCATCCCCATGCGCTTCTCGGTGCTG ATGCAGATGCGCTTCGACGGGCTGCTGGGCTTCCCCGGGGGCTTCGTGGACCGGCGCTTCTGGTCGTTGGAGGACGGACTGAACcgggtgctgggcctgggcctgggctgcctgCGCCTCACCGAGGCCGACTACCTGAGCTCGCACCTGACCGAGGGCCCGCACCGCGTCGTGGCACACCTGTACGCGCGGCAGCTGACGCTGGAGCAGCTGCACGCCGTGGAGATTAGCGCGGTTCATTCGCGCGACCACGGCCTGGAG GTGCTGGGACTGGTGCGGGTCCCGCTGTACACCCAGAAGGACCGAGTCGGTGGCTTTCCCAACTTCCTGAGCAATGCCTTCATCAGCACAGCTAAATACCAGCTCCTCTTCGCCCTCAAGGTGCTCAACATGATGCCGGAGGAAAAGCTGGCTGAagctgtggctgcagccaccGAGAAGCAGAAGAAGGCCCTGGAGAAGCTGCTCCCATCTTCTTCCTGA
- the NUDT16L1 gene encoding tudor-interacting repair regulator protein isoform X2 translates to MSAAVPELKQISRVEAMRLGPGWSHSCHAMLYAANPGQLFGRIPMRFSVLMQMRFDGLLGFPGGFVDRRFWSLEDGLNRVLGLGLGCLRLTEADYLSSHLTEGPHRVVAHLYARQLTLEQLHAVEISAVHSRDHGLEVGPPPGSRPPPRGLALALRKAPMGAGTGAGPAVHPEGPSRWLSQLPEQCLHQHS, encoded by the exons ATGTCGGCTGCGGTGCCAGAGCTGAAGCAGATCAGCCGGGTGGAGGCGATGCGCTTGGGGCCGGGCTGGAGCCACTCGTGCCACGCCATGCTGTACGCCGCTAACCCCGGGCAGCTTTTCGGCCGCATCCCCATGCGCTTCTCGGTGCTG ATGCAGATGCGCTTCGACGGGCTGCTGGGCTTCCCCGGGGGCTTCGTGGACCGGCGCTTCTGGTCGTTGGAGGACGGACTGAACcgggtgctgggcctgggcctgggctgcctgCGCCTCACCGAGGCCGACTACCTGAGCTCGCACCTGACCGAGGGCCCGCACCGCGTCGTGGCACACCTGTACGCGCGGCAGCTGACGCTGGAGCAGCTGCACGCCGTGGAGATTAGCGCGGTTCATTCGCGCGACCACGGCCTGGAGGTGGGGCCGCCGCCCgggtcccgccccccaccccggggttTGGCTCTGGCCCTGCGGAAGGCACCGATGG GTGCTGGGACTGGTGCGGGTCCCGCTGTACACCCAGAAGGACCGAGTCGGTGGCTTTCCCAACTTCCTGAGCAATGCCTTCATCAGCACAGCTAA
- the NUDT16L1 gene encoding tudor-interacting repair regulator protein isoform X3, with the protein MSAAVPELKQISRVEAMRLGPGWSHSCHAMLYAANPGQLFGRIPMRFSVLVLGLVRVPLYTQKDRVGGFPNFLSNAFISTAKYQLLFALKVLNMMPEEKLAEAVAAATEKQKKALEKLLPSSS; encoded by the exons ATGTCGGCTGCGGTGCCAGAGCTGAAGCAGATCAGCCGGGTGGAGGCGATGCGCTTGGGGCCGGGCTGGAGCCACTCGTGCCACGCCATGCTGTACGCCGCTAACCCCGGGCAGCTTTTCGGCCGCATCCCCATGCGCTTCTCGGTGCTG GTGCTGGGACTGGTGCGGGTCCCGCTGTACACCCAGAAGGACCGAGTCGGTGGCTTTCCCAACTTCCTGAGCAATGCCTTCATCAGCACAGCTAAATACCAGCTCCTCTTCGCCCTCAAGGTGCTCAACATGATGCCGGAGGAAAAGCTGGCTGAagctgtggctgcagccaccGAGAAGCAGAAGAAGGCCCTGGAGAAGCTGCTCCCATCTTCTTCCTGA
- the ANKS3 gene encoding ankyrin repeat and SAM domain-containing protein 3: MSELSDEASEPELLTRSLSMWHGPGAQVSWEQLAIPLDLHTAASIGQYEVVKECVQRRELDLNKKNGGGWTPLMYASYIGHDTIVHLLLEAGVSVNVPTPEGQTPLMLASSCGNESIAYFLLQQGAELEMKDIQGWTALFHCTSAGHQQMVKFLLDSGANANVREPIYGFTPLMEAAAAGHEIIVQYFLNHGVKVDTRDHSGATARMLAKQYGHMKIVGLIDAHSLSLPKILYRSPEKYEDLSSSDESCPVPPRQRPCRKKGLSIHEGPRALARITAIGLGGKIQPSCYEQVPPRGYVTFNSSDENLLEGGGFCYRDVTSPINDRDVESSSSSSREEQAFCAHLGAVRSSSSSEGLARAPGVSSEASLESNEDSDNARKSSARKQTKSYMKTKNRYSNSDNQWPPSTGTSGVACSPGSTPQTERFPYAGPQDLATLLEQIGCLKYLQLFEEQDVDLRIFLTLTESDLKEIGITLFGPKRKMTSAIARWHSSARPPSDALELAYADRLEAEMQELAIQLHKRCEEVEAMRGQVSQEQELRAVVESCLLEQDSTRKDILVQLQETWALAQDAALILDQLQACQAELSARVKQDESPLGATLGPALPTADSKGWQASLQALSLPELSGALEDRVHEMGRVLCSVTQGLEKLQALNGKENWREP; encoded by the exons ATGTCGGAGCTCAGCGATGAAGCCAGTGAGCCAGAACTTCTGACCCGCAGCTTGTCTATGTGGCATGGGCCAGGTGCACAGGTCAGCTGGGAGCAGCTGGCCATCCCCTTGGATCTCCATACAGCTGCTTCCATCGGCCAGTACGAAGTGGTGAAGGAATGTGTGCAGCG GAGAGAGTTAGATTTGAATAAGAAGAATGGTGGTGGCTGGACCCCGCTGATGTATGCCTCCTACATTGGACACGATACCATCGTGCACCTGCTGCTCGAGGCGGGGGTGAGTGTGAATGTGCCGACCCCGGAAGGGCAGACTCCACTGATGCTTGCTTCCAGCTGTGGCAACGAGAGCATCGCCTACTTTCTCCTCCAG CAAGGCGCTGAGCTAGAAATGAAGGACATTCAAGGCTGGACTGCCCTCTTCCACTGCACCAGCGCGGGACATCAGCAGATGGTCAAGTTCCTTTTGGACAGTGGAGCAAATGCCAACGTGAG GGAGCCAATATATGGATTCACCCCTTTGATggaagcagctgctgctggccaTGAAATAATTGTGCAGTATTTTCTGAATCAT GGAGTCAAAGTGGACACGAGAGACCACAGTGGAGCCACAGCCCGAATGCTGGCCAAGCAGTATGGACACATGAAGATAGTGGGGTTGATAGATGCTCACTCGCTTTCTCTGCCCAAGATCCTCTATCGGAGCCCAG AAAAATATGAAGATCTGAGCTCTTCAGATGAATCATGCCCTGTTCCTCCGAGACAGAGGCCCTGTCGAAAGAAGGGCCTCAGCATCCACGAGGGGCCTCGGGCCTTGGCGAGGATCACAGCCATTGGACTTGGAGGCAAGATCCAGCCATCTTGCTATG AGCAGGTGCCTCCACGGGGCTATGTCACCTTCAACAGTAGTGATGAGAACCTTCTGGAAGGAGGGGGCTTCTGCTACAGGGATGTCACTTCCCCCATCAACGACCGGGACGtggagagcagcagcagcagcagccggg AAGAGCAGGCCTTCTGTGCCCACCTTGGGGCTGtgcggagcagcagcagcagcgagggcCTGGCGAGAGCCCCAGGAGTCAGCAGCGAGGCCTCTTTGGAGAGCAATGAG GATTCAGATAATGCACGTAAAAGCTCGGCTCGCAAGCAAACTAAAAGTTATATGAAGACCAAGAATCGCTACAGCAACAGTGACAACCAATGGCCTCCCAGCACTGGGACTTCTGGGGTAGCCTGTTCCCCAGGATCTACTCCCCAGACTGAGAGGTTTCCCTATGCAGGACCCCAG GACCTTGCCACACTGTTGGAGCAGATAGGGTGTCTGAAGTACCTGCAGCTGTTTGAGGAACAGGACGTGGACCTTCGAATCTTCCTGACCCTCACTGAGAGCGACCTGAAAGAAATCGGCATCAC GTTGTTTGGACCCAAGAGGAAGATGACTTCTGCCATTGCCCGCTGGCACAGTAGTGCCCGCCCCCCCAGTGACGCCCTGGAGCTGGCCTATGCCGACAGGCTGGAAGCTGAGATGCAGGAGCTCGCCATCCAGCTGCACAAA CGCTGTGAGGAGGTGGAGGCCATGCGGGGCCAGGTATCCCAGGagcaggagctgagggctgtggTGGAGAGCTGCCTTCTGGAGCAGGACAGCACCCGCAAGGACATCCTTGTCCAGCTGCaggagacctgggccctggcccaggATGCTGCTCTCATCCTGGACCAGCTACA AGCCTGTCAGGCTGAGCTGTCAGCCCGAGTGAAGCAAGACGAGTCCCCTCTGGGGGCCACCCTAGGCCCAGCCCTCCCTACAGCTG ACTCCAAAGGCTGGCAggcctccctgcaggccctgagCCTCCCCGAGCTGTCGGGAGCATTGGAGGACCGAGTTCATGAGATGG GACGAGTGCTGTGCTCGGTGACCCAGGGCCTGGAGAAGCTGCAGGCACTGAATGGGAAAGAGAACTGGCGGGAGCCTTAG